A genomic window from Companilactobacillus alimentarius DSM 20249 includes:
- a CDS encoding glycoside hydrolase family 65 protein: MKPLYLKFTNGVIHYSDDQDFVNEQSYELNSELELKENFREFEKKIYMPISVLVLTNPYENLLNKDLIKYNNQLVDCKNSLEDVFHIPVINQTQVNESNLNFATNQERHYSGWHLDYLGTSHGKRQYGQESMQTIGNGFLGLRGTYLEAKYNEDNYPATYAAGVFNQLATPINGRNVINEDLVNLPNSQYITFRVDDGPYFEINEESILESIRSLDMKHGILTITMIAKLNDGKQVKIVEKKIADLKNYHDYYLQYSITPLNFSGNITFLTQTDASIVNSNVERYRNLANKHLAVDSMENYDKDLLLFAHTTQSKIKLAIKTNISLPEIDVKEYSAQNDIEIANQTVEFFAVKNQTYTMEKSVSIFTSLETKTDLVTTAKNHKFMSSFDNAYRANQSVWHEIWKKESIKITGDITAQKLLHLNSFSMTIAAQNDANKNLDASVGSRGLTGEGYRGHIFWDELFDMNFYILHSPDLVKNLLKYRYNRLDAAINYASENGYNGAMYPWQSGMYGDEQSQLVHLNPITNKWDPDNSRKQRHVSLAVAYNVLNYYNATQDNDFMNQYGLKMLLKIAQFWISKAKLDSTTGKYSISNVMGPDEFHEEYPGDTKNQGLKNNAYTNIMVSWFFKKLTHLIKNLPAQVIDDNLKESHFTKEDIDDLDEIRHNLTLEFQGDILGQFEGYFNLKELDLTKYRQKYGNISRMDRILKAHNDTPDKYQVAKQADTLMPLFNLRDNVFFEIMSELGYPINNPKQFIRDNIKYYIARTTHGSTLSRIVYSMLMLKINDDRLAWKLFYEALTSDYYDIQGGTTAEGIHLGVMGATLNVVTSYFAGVDYRGKMLEINPHMPKQWEEIDFNMTFQKVNFNFRVTDNTFIVTTDKDTEIRFLGKKLPLVANQEIQLTY, from the coding sequence ATGAAACCCTTGTATCTTAAATTTACCAACGGTGTTATTCATTATTCTGATGATCAAGACTTCGTTAATGAACAAAGTTACGAACTTAATTCTGAACTAGAACTTAAAGAAAACTTTCGAGAATTTGAAAAAAAGATCTATATGCCAATCAGCGTCTTAGTTCTTACAAATCCTTATGAAAATTTACTAAATAAAGATTTGATTAAATATAACAATCAACTCGTCGACTGCAAAAACTCTTTAGAGGATGTCTTTCACATCCCCGTCATTAATCAAACGCAGGTCAACGAATCTAATCTCAATTTTGCTACCAACCAAGAACGCCACTATTCTGGATGGCACTTGGACTATCTCGGTACTAGTCATGGCAAACGCCAATACGGGCAAGAGTCTATGCAAACAATTGGTAACGGTTTTTTAGGCTTAAGGGGAACCTACCTAGAAGCTAAATATAATGAAGACAATTATCCCGCAACTTATGCAGCTGGTGTTTTCAACCAACTAGCAACCCCTATTAATGGTAGAAATGTGATCAATGAAGACCTCGTCAATCTACCAAATTCACAATACATTACCTTCCGTGTCGACGATGGACCTTACTTTGAGATAAACGAGGAATCAATTCTCGAATCAATCCGTTCACTGGATATGAAACATGGAATTTTAACAATTACGATGATTGCTAAATTAAATGATGGCAAACAAGTAAAAATTGTTGAGAAAAAAATTGCTGATCTCAAAAATTATCATGATTATTACTTACAATATTCCATCACGCCTTTGAACTTCTCGGGAAATATTACTTTCCTAACTCAAACTGATGCTTCAATCGTCAATTCTAACGTTGAACGTTATCGCAATTTGGCTAATAAACATCTAGCTGTAGATTCAATGGAAAATTACGATAAAGATTTACTTTTATTTGCTCACACAACTCAATCAAAAATAAAGTTAGCAATTAAAACTAATATTTCCCTACCTGAAATTGACGTCAAAGAATATTCTGCTCAAAATGACATTGAAATTGCCAATCAAACCGTTGAATTTTTTGCAGTTAAGAATCAGACATATACTATGGAAAAGTCTGTCAGCATTTTCACATCACTTGAAACCAAAACTGACCTCGTTACAACTGCTAAAAACCATAAATTCATGTCGTCTTTTGACAACGCTTATCGTGCTAATCAATCGGTTTGGCATGAAATTTGGAAAAAGGAAAGTATCAAGATAACTGGCGATATCACCGCTCAAAAGTTGTTACATTTAAATAGTTTCAGTATGACAATTGCTGCTCAAAATGACGCCAATAAGAATCTTGACGCTTCCGTCGGATCTCGTGGTTTAACTGGCGAGGGTTATCGTGGACACATTTTCTGGGATGAATTATTCGACATGAACTTCTACATCTTGCATTCACCAGACCTAGTCAAGAATCTTTTGAAATATCGTTACAATCGACTAGATGCAGCAATAAATTATGCTTCTGAGAACGGCTATAATGGAGCAATGTATCCTTGGCAAAGCGGGATGTATGGCGATGAACAATCACAACTAGTTCATCTCAACCCCATCACTAATAAGTGGGACCCCGATAATTCACGAAAGCAGCGTCACGTCTCATTAGCCGTTGCCTATAATGTTTTGAATTACTACAATGCCACTCAAGATAATGATTTTATGAATCAATACGGTCTCAAAATGTTACTTAAGATTGCTCAATTCTGGATCAGCAAAGCAAAATTGGATTCTACGACTGGCAAATACTCCATTTCTAACGTCATGGGACCAGACGAATTCCACGAAGAATATCCTGGAGATACTAAGAATCAAGGACTCAAGAATAACGCTTATACCAATATTATGGTCAGTTGGTTCTTTAAGAAATTGACTCACTTAATTAAGAATTTGCCCGCTCAAGTAATTGATGACAATCTCAAAGAGTCTCACTTCACCAAAGAAGATATTGACGACTTGGATGAAATTAGACACAATCTCACCTTGGAATTTCAAGGCGATATCTTAGGACAATTTGAAGGCTATTTTAACTTGAAGGAACTTGATCTTACTAAATACCGTCAAAAGTACGGAAATATTTCCCGAATGGATCGAATTCTCAAAGCTCACAACGATACACCTGATAAATATCAAGTCGCCAAGCAAGCTGATACGTTAATGCCACTCTTCAACCTCCGGGATAACGTTTTCTTCGAAATAATGTCTGAACTTGGCTATCCTATCAATAATCCTAAACAATTTATCCGTGACAATATCAAATATTACATTGCCAGAACTACTCATGGCTCCACGCTTTCCAGAATCGTCTACTCAATGTTGATGTTAAAGATTAACGACGACAGATTAGCTTGGAAGCTATTCTATGAAGCTTTGACGAGTGATTACTATGATATTCAAGGTGGAACAACGGCCGAAGGAATCCATTTAGGTGTTATGGGAGCAACGTTAAATGTGGTTACTTCTTACTTTGCTGGCGTCGATTATCGTGGCAAAATGCTTGAAATAAATCCTCATATGCCTAAGCAATGGGAAGAAATCGACTTTAACATGACTTTCCAAAAAGTTAACTTCAATTTCAGAGTGACAGACAATACCTTTATCGTTACAACCGATAAGGACACTGAAATTAGATTCTTAGGTAAAAAATTACCATTAGTCGCTAATCAAGAAATCCAATTAACTTATTAG
- a CDS encoding glucose PTS transporter subunit IIA, protein MKEVIKMLAPVDGQAIGITEVHDPMFSEKDMGDGFGVIPTNNEILAPVSGKVMLVASTKHAIGFKTDDGLEVLLHMGVDTVELNGTPFELFVKEGDTVKAGQKVATMDIAAVKKAGKVTDVIVAITNSNKMVKEVNVTKGDIKAGVNVAEVNLMAPGETSAKPSKKIDYDQLGKDIVKNVGGVSNVDNVIHCITRVRFYLKDDNKANDDVIKNMKGVLDVAKAGGQYQVVIGPAVEDVYDAVVKALGPSFGGDSAAKTEKKVAPKGIWPKTKFYFSALIGVITASMMPVIGLLAASGILKGLLALIVSAKWLSDKSSTYMIINAMGDSVFYFLPILVGFTAAKRLGANQIIMGVIGGVLAYPTLVQIATKTTSTSMNINGDFFGIPIHIANYTYSIFPMIAAAWLASKIEPWLKKHIVMSLRMILSPLLEVFIVSAIIIVIVGPIITLLSSYLASGIVALLKFSPAISGLIIGGFYQCLVIFGLHWAVIPVVASQIATTGHSALNAIVSATMIAQGAAAMAVFVKTKKNIDMKQIAGAATLSAFAGVTEPAMYGINLKYGRIFWTANIGSAVGGLLTGLLHVDMWGFAGSLIGFASFINPKGIDASFTGYLIASAATIIVAFVCTYLFGFKEEDLESSHAVEKVRLGSREPAQAN, encoded by the coding sequence ATGAAAGAAGTAATTAAAATGCTTGCGCCAGTTGATGGTCAAGCAATTGGAATTACTGAGGTTCATGATCCAATGTTTTCTGAAAAAGATATGGGCGATGGTTTTGGTGTCATACCTACTAATAACGAAATATTAGCCCCTGTTTCAGGAAAAGTTATGTTAGTAGCATCTACTAAGCATGCCATTGGATTCAAAACCGATGATGGTCTTGAAGTGTTGCTTCACATGGGTGTCGATACTGTTGAACTAAATGGCACACCATTTGAATTGTTCGTTAAAGAAGGCGATACAGTAAAGGCTGGCCAGAAAGTAGCTACAATGGATATTGCGGCTGTTAAAAAGGCTGGTAAAGTTACCGATGTTATCGTAGCTATTACTAATAGCAATAAGATGGTTAAAGAAGTCAATGTAACAAAAGGCGATATTAAAGCCGGAGTTAACGTTGCTGAGGTCAATTTAATGGCTCCAGGTGAAACTTCTGCTAAACCATCTAAGAAGATAGATTACGATCAATTAGGTAAGGATATTGTTAAAAACGTTGGTGGAGTAAGTAACGTTGATAATGTTATCCACTGTATTACTCGGGTTCGTTTCTATCTTAAAGATGACAACAAGGCTAATGATGATGTCATTAAGAATATGAAGGGCGTTTTAGATGTCGCTAAAGCTGGTGGACAGTATCAAGTTGTTATTGGACCAGCTGTTGAAGATGTTTACGATGCAGTTGTTAAAGCTTTGGGACCATCATTTGGTGGCGACAGTGCTGCAAAAACTGAGAAAAAAGTTGCTCCAAAGGGAATTTGGCCTAAGACTAAATTCTACTTCAGTGCTTTGATCGGAGTCATCACTGCCAGCATGATGCCCGTTATCGGGTTGTTGGCTGCTTCAGGTATTTTAAAGGGATTATTAGCTTTAATAGTTTCAGCTAAATGGCTGTCTGATAAGAGTTCAACTTATATGATTATCAATGCCATGGGTGATTCAGTATTTTACTTCCTACCAATCTTAGTTGGTTTCACAGCTGCTAAGAGATTAGGAGCAAATCAAATAATTATGGGTGTCATTGGTGGTGTTTTAGCTTATCCAACGCTAGTTCAAATCGCTACTAAGACAACCAGTACTTCTATGAATATCAATGGTGATTTCTTTGGTATTCCGATCCACATTGCTAACTATACATATTCAATCTTCCCAATGATTGCTGCTGCATGGTTGGCTTCCAAGATCGAACCTTGGTTGAAGAAACATATTGTTATGTCTCTTCGGATGATTCTAAGTCCTTTGCTAGAAGTCTTTATCGTTAGTGCAATTATTATCGTAATCGTTGGACCAATCATTACTTTACTAAGTTCTTACTTAGCAAGTGGTATCGTTGCTCTATTGAAGTTCAGTCCAGCAATTTCCGGATTGATCATTGGTGGATTTTATCAATGTTTGGTTATCTTCGGTTTGCATTGGGCCGTTATCCCAGTTGTTGCTAGTCAAATCGCTACAACCGGACATAGTGCTTTGAACGCTATCGTTTCAGCAACTATGATTGCTCAAGGTGCCGCTGCAATGGCCGTCTTTGTAAAGACAAAGAAAAATATTGATATGAAACAAATTGCTGGTGCCGCAACACTTTCAGCCTTTGCTGGAGTTACAGAACCTGCAATGTATGGTATTAATTTGAAGTATGGCCGCATTTTCTGGACTGCTAATATTGGTAGTGCCGTTGGTGGCTTGCTAACCGGATTATTACATGTTGATATGTGGGGCTTCGCTGGTTCCTTGATTGGATTTGCTTCATTTATTAATCCAAAGGGTATCGATGCTAGTTTCACTGGATATCTAATTGCATCAGCCGCAACAATTATTGTAGCCTTTGTATGTACTTACCTCTTCGGATTCAAAGAAGAAGATCTTGAGAGCAGTCATGCTGTTGAGAAGGTAAGATTAGGTAGCCGTGAACCTGCACAAGCTAACTAA
- a CDS encoding GntR family transcriptional regulator: MYRYKEVYSDIKRDILRNHYRAGTLMPTQDELAKKYNISRITLRKSLDLLIDEGLIHTQQGSGTYVRPQLDENSPELLPLDLPIGTTYSHRDQKITSKILFFGARLPSEIEQKNLKVKANEPVYEIKRVRLRDNKIYSYEHTIMPTRIAPLDETILKGTIYGYLGGKMKIFMTDARRVVYAESASKESAQALNVDEGASLLVIEQIAYDQKGEAFEYSKSRFDENHSKFVIDIHRNEFW; this comes from the coding sequence TTGTATAGGTATAAAGAAGTATATTCAGATATAAAAAGAGATATTTTGCGAAATCATTATCGTGCAGGAACATTAATGCCCACTCAAGATGAACTTGCAAAGAAATATAATATTAGTCGAATAACCTTGAGAAAATCCTTAGATCTATTGATTGATGAAGGCTTAATACACACTCAGCAAGGCAGTGGTACATACGTTCGTCCGCAATTGGATGAAAACTCACCTGAATTACTTCCTTTGGATCTTCCTATTGGGACCACTTACTCTCATCGGGATCAAAAAATAACCAGCAAAATACTATTCTTTGGTGCAAGATTACCTAGTGAAATTGAACAAAAAAATCTAAAAGTAAAAGCTAACGAACCAGTTTATGAAATTAAGCGTGTTCGTCTACGTGATAATAAAATCTATAGCTATGAGCACACAATTATGCCCACAAGAATCGCTCCATTAGATGAAACTATTCTAAAGGGAACTATCTATGGTTATCTTGGTGGAAAAATGAAGATTTTCATGACGGATGCCAGAAGAGTCGTTTATGCCGAGTCCGCAAGCAAAGAAAGCGCTCAAGCCTTAAATGTTGACGAAGGTGCTTCCTTATTAGTTATTGAACAAATTGCGTACGATCAGAAAGGTGAAGCTTTTGAATATTCCAAATCTAGATTTGATGAAAATCACTCAAAATTTGTTATTGATATACATAGAAACGAATTCTGGTAA
- a CDS encoding PTS sugar transporter subunit IIC — MKFDVKKVQEPILKASVWVQGNSILQAIKNAFIMTIPFTIVGSFSNVIKMQLDQLIKTQHIHSEILTNISNLFGYLNAATLGIIGVIVVLSSSYSYARELKKKYKEVNVFLAVILALAAYFVMVPNNVNFADPKAKVIQGFSTNFFDYQGMFTALVVGMIAVWVYARFGKTKFKIKMPDSVPQNIFDSFASLVPITGALMIFGIIRIIIQSLGYTSIIEIITDVLVKPLLSVGTGLPAIIVVILMEQILWFLGLHGFNIVWGVVSAFWLPIYLQNCAQYARTQSFAGIGIAPNTMTNVYAMIGGSGATFGLLIAMLIFTRKGEKEREVAKLGFIPGCFGINEPIIFGLPIVLNPIMFLPWIFVPLINAVISYVVTKIGWVVPLVVLNSGSEPIFFSTWLTGAFHTSPVVLTLVLVILDTFLYAPFVILNQHSERAVIAKQNEQENEEDKSVFKNDTKEEPNNGPETA; from the coding sequence ATGAAGTTTGACGTTAAAAAGGTTCAAGAGCCTATATTAAAAGCTTCAGTATGGGTTCAGGGTAATAGCATTCTTCAAGCTATTAAGAATGCCTTCATCATGACTATTCCGTTTACAATTGTTGGTTCTTTTTCAAATGTTATTAAAATGCAACTTGATCAATTAATTAAAACTCAACATATTCATAGTGAAATTTTAACCAATATAAGCAATTTATTTGGTTACTTGAATGCGGCAACATTAGGAATTATCGGAGTTATTGTTGTTTTATCTTCTTCATATTCTTATGCAAGAGAGTTAAAGAAAAAGTATAAAGAAGTTAACGTATTTCTTGCTGTTATTTTAGCTTTGGCAGCATACTTCGTAATGGTTCCAAATAATGTTAATTTTGCGGACCCTAAGGCAAAAGTTATTCAAGGATTCTCCACTAATTTCTTTGATTACCAAGGAATGTTTACAGCCTTAGTTGTAGGTATGATTGCAGTTTGGGTTTATGCTCGCTTTGGTAAAACTAAGTTCAAAATTAAAATGCCCGATAGTGTACCGCAGAATATTTTTGATTCATTTGCATCTCTTGTACCTATCACTGGCGCATTAATGATTTTTGGTATCATTCGTATTATTATTCAAAGTTTAGGTTACACTTCAATTATTGAAATTATTACAGACGTTTTAGTTAAACCATTATTATCTGTCGGTACTGGTTTGCCTGCAATTATTGTAGTGATTTTGATGGAACAAATTTTATGGTTCCTAGGATTACATGGATTTAACATCGTTTGGGGTGTTGTTTCAGCATTCTGGCTACCAATTTATTTACAAAATTGTGCACAATATGCAAGAACTCAGAGTTTCGCTGGTATTGGAATTGCCCCTAATACAATGACAAATGTTTATGCCATGATTGGTGGTTCTGGTGCTACATTTGGTTTATTAATTGCCATGCTTATCTTTACTCGAAAAGGTGAAAAAGAACGTGAAGTTGCAAAACTGGGATTCATCCCTGGATGCTTTGGAATTAATGAGCCTATCATCTTTGGTTTACCAATTGTTTTAAATCCTATTATGTTCTTACCATGGATTTTTGTACCACTTATCAATGCTGTTATCAGTTATGTCGTTACTAAGATTGGATGGGTTGTGCCGTTAGTTGTTTTGAACTCCGGTAGTGAGCCGATATTCTTCAGTACTTGGCTAACCGGTGCGTTCCATACAAGTCCAGTTGTATTAACACTTGTATTAGTTATTTTGGATACATTCTTATATGCTCCATTCGTAATTTTAAATCAACATAGTGAACGTGCTGTCATTGCAAAACAAAATGAACAGGAAAACGAAGAAGATAAATCAGTTTTCAAGAATGATACTAAAGAAGAGCCAAATAATGGTCCTGAAACAGCTTAA
- a CDS encoding glycoside hydrolase family 38 C-terminal domain-containing protein, with translation MKKVFVIAHTHWDFEWYFTRQDARIQFIYHMDEVLRALKNNVIDYYLLDGQMSIIDDYLESVPENAPELRKFIKSGRLFVGPWYTQVDEMVTSGESMVRNLQQGIRLSSKLGRSVPIGYLPDSFGQSQDIPKIYNGFGIKNAVFWRGMPKEKSARYFYWTSDDNSKVLVANLRNGYPVGVDLMESSNYSDLLHKISTDTNVVNLVLPVGGDQRPVDFNLKQKIKEANDSQDEFKLVEGTYPEYFKELAKEKNLPIYSGEFVDPSTSKIHRGIYSSRADLKMMYDRIERLMTYEVEPLMAMARYHGIEVKPGIISQIWKTVFRGQAHDSAGGCNSDETNRDIYHRGEIALQLGLSLKGYLLRKLSSNVTDKMDLFFWNPTVSSVTKVHKIFVITKNPNFELVNEKGDRIEYQVIKQDKVNRAVLRRNKKEMVSDYYYKTTIAVMLTIQPTDWTGILIKEDVTDKNIASKDSTLIENEYYQISMNHSNLTLTDRKNGKVYHDFLTVEDGGDEGDTYDYSPAYKDWTLSLNFNDSVVKGIRGELYNSLSIKGDWLLPADLVERSKKQKNKKLKYDLQLTLEKNNPVIGVILKLTNNVLDHRLRMVINTDINAKNSYSDTPFGTIKRPVIDPHLKDWKDIGYHEEPTSIRPFLHFTNIHNDESSVSFVGLGERDFQVIGDSFNRLAVTLFRGVGFLGRPDLLRRPSDASGLQTRYVSTPDSQLQGDMTFRGGIVVGKKFDPSKLQRVHNLLSVDDLFYQNQDIDKFTMRVQYFRINKNIETLVHKSLVDIKADDLVKSSFTSTTDGTGLVVRLYNPFKNTLKNPGSISLYDNCNIKILDLNNQVIENGVDNVKEYELSSFGPSEIKTFGIYPIK, from the coding sequence ATGAAAAAAGTATTCGTTATTGCTCATACTCATTGGGACTTTGAATGGTATTTCACTAGACAAGATGCTCGTATTCAATTCATATATCACATGGATGAAGTACTTCGAGCTTTGAAGAATAATGTTATTGATTACTATCTACTAGATGGACAGATGTCTATTATCGATGATTATTTGGAAAGTGTACCAGAGAATGCCCCAGAATTAAGAAAATTTATAAAGTCCGGTCGTTTATTTGTAGGTCCTTGGTATACTCAAGTTGATGAAATGGTTACATCTGGAGAATCGATGGTTCGTAATTTACAACAAGGAATTAGGCTTTCATCTAAACTAGGTAGAAGTGTTCCTATTGGATATTTACCTGATTCGTTTGGTCAAAGTCAAGATATACCGAAAATCTATAATGGTTTTGGCATTAAAAATGCTGTTTTCTGGAGAGGAATGCCTAAAGAAAAATCGGCTAGGTACTTCTATTGGACAAGTGATGATAATTCAAAAGTTCTAGTTGCCAATCTAAGGAATGGATATCCGGTTGGTGTTGATTTAATGGAATCGTCAAATTATTCTGACTTGTTACATAAAATTAGTACAGATACTAACGTAGTTAACTTGGTACTTCCTGTAGGTGGCGATCAAAGACCTGTCGATTTTAATCTAAAGCAAAAAATAAAAGAGGCTAATGATTCACAGGATGAATTTAAATTGGTAGAAGGAACATATCCTGAATATTTTAAAGAACTTGCTAAGGAAAAGAATTTACCTATTTATTCTGGTGAGTTTGTAGATCCTAGTACCTCCAAAATACATAGAGGAATTTATTCTTCTAGAGCCGACCTTAAAATGATGTATGACAGAATAGAAAGATTGATGACATATGAGGTAGAACCACTAATGGCCATGGCCCGATATCATGGAATTGAAGTGAAACCAGGAATAATTTCTCAAATTTGGAAGACCGTTTTTAGAGGTCAAGCCCACGATTCTGCAGGAGGGTGTAATAGTGACGAAACTAACCGTGACATTTATCATAGAGGAGAAATCGCCTTACAATTAGGATTATCATTGAAGGGCTACCTTCTTCGCAAATTAAGCAGCAATGTTACTGATAAGATGGATTTGTTTTTCTGGAATCCCACTGTTTCATCTGTTACTAAAGTTCATAAAATATTTGTTATTACAAAGAATCCTAATTTTGAACTTGTGAATGAAAAAGGGGACAGAATAGAATATCAAGTTATTAAACAAGATAAGGTTAATAGAGCGGTATTACGCCGTAATAAAAAGGAAATGGTATCAGATTATTATTACAAGACAACAATTGCCGTAATGCTAACTATTCAGCCTACTGATTGGACCGGTATTTTAATAAAGGAAGATGTTACTGATAAAAATATTGCATCTAAAGATTCTACTTTAATTGAAAATGAATATTATCAAATTTCAATGAATCATTCTAATCTTACACTGACTGATAGGAAGAATGGAAAAGTTTATCATGACTTTCTTACTGTTGAAGATGGCGGAGATGAAGGGGATACGTATGATTATTCACCGGCATACAAAGATTGGACTCTATCATTAAACTTCAATGATTCTGTGGTTAAGGGAATTAGAGGGGAACTATATAATTCACTTTCAATCAAAGGCGATTGGCTATTGCCAGCGGATTTGGTAGAACGAAGTAAGAAACAAAAGAATAAAAAGTTAAAATACGATTTACAACTTACTTTGGAGAAAAATAATCCAGTAATTGGTGTGATATTAAAATTAACTAATAATGTTTTGGATCATCGATTAAGAATGGTGATTAATACTGATATAAATGCTAAGAATAGCTATTCAGATACACCATTTGGAACAATTAAACGTCCAGTGATTGATCCACATTTGAAAGATTGGAAAGATATTGGCTATCACGAAGAGCCAACTTCAATAAGACCATTTCTTCATTTCACTAATATCCATAATGATGAATCAAGTGTTTCATTTGTTGGTCTAGGAGAAAGGGATTTTCAAGTAATTGGTGATTCATTCAATAGACTTGCTGTGACATTATTTAGGGGAGTTGGATTTTTAGGTAGACCTGATCTATTAAGGAGACCCAGCGATGCCTCTGGACTACAAACTAGATATGTTTCGACACCTGATAGTCAACTTCAAGGAGATATGACATTCAGAGGTGGTATCGTTGTCGGCAAGAAATTTGATCCTTCCAAATTACAGAGAGTACATAATTTACTGAGTGTTGATGATTTATTCTATCAAAATCAAGATATAGACAAATTTACGATGCGTGTTCAATATTTTAGAATTAATAAAAATATTGAAACATTAGTCCATAAGTCGTTAGTTGATATAAAAGCTGATGATTTAGTAAAAAGTTCATTTACATCAACAACGGATGGGACGGGCTTAGTTGTAAGATTATATAATCCATTTAAAAATACGCTTAAAAACCCTGGTAGTATCTCATTGTATGATAATTGCAATATCAAAATTTTGGACCTCAATAATCAAGTAATTGAAAATGGCGTTGATAATGTTAAAGAATATGAATTGTCATCATTTGGTCCAAGTGAAATAAAGACGTTTGGAATATACCCAATTAAATAA
- a CDS encoding glycoside hydrolase family 125 protein: MKETVKGNVLESVITDLNQYSSKYELNNTKNTKLFRSLLTDVLIKATKYEDDGSYFVKTGDIPAMWLRDATFQVLPYVSLINEVPDLYDLLTRVLKRELRFVKMDPYANAFNQTSSGAHWSDDDSNIPVSDHVWERKFEIDSLCAPLFLANNLYEKTGNTNIFDEEFWNTLSIIMDVFKIEQHHNTSPYYFKRKDCPSNDTLPNDGRGTPVTYTGMIWNGFRPSDNACVYGYHIPSNMFVVSVLTPLLDRVPEKFETLKDEMSILLNEIKSGIKRYAIVKLPDNSFGYAYEVDGLGNYKLMDDANVPSLLSLPFIKYCSKDNPLYLNTRKFILSTKNPYYYSGKLLQGIGSNHTPINYVWPISIAMEGLTSDNLNKKAHQLDVISKTNNDTSQCHESIDMDDQSKYTRDWFSWSNMTYCQLALDFINKNVGR; this comes from the coding sequence ATGAAGGAAACAGTAAAAGGTAATGTACTTGAGTCAGTAATCACTGATCTTAATCAATATTCTTCTAAATATGAATTAAACAATACTAAGAATACAAAACTGTTTAGAAGTCTATTAACTGATGTTTTGATCAAAGCAACGAAATATGAAGATGATGGCTCATATTTTGTGAAAACTGGCGATATTCCTGCTATGTGGTTAAGGGATGCTACATTTCAAGTTCTTCCATATGTGTCATTAATCAATGAGGTACCAGATTTGTATGATTTATTAACAAGAGTATTGAAGAGAGAATTACGTTTTGTAAAAATGGATCCATATGCTAATGCCTTTAATCAAACTTCATCGGGAGCACATTGGAGTGATGATGATTCGAATATTCCCGTCTCTGATCATGTTTGGGAAAGAAAATTTGAAATTGATTCATTGTGTGCACCATTATTTTTAGCAAATAATTTATATGAAAAAACGGGAAATACTAACATTTTTGACGAAGAATTTTGGAATACATTATCAATAATTATGGATGTATTCAAAATTGAACAGCATCATAACACTTCACCATACTATTTCAAGCGAAAGGATTGCCCTTCAAATGATACTTTGCCAAATGATGGAAGAGGGACTCCAGTCACATATACAGGTATGATTTGGAATGGATTTAGACCAAGTGATAATGCATGTGTTTATGGTTATCACATTCCTTCTAATATGTTTGTTGTTTCTGTTTTAACGCCATTATTGGATAGGGTTCCCGAAAAATTTGAGACTTTGAAAGATGAAATGTCAATTTTATTGAATGAAATTAAGTCAGGAATTAAACGTTATGCAATTGTAAAATTACCAGATAATTCGTTTGGATATGCTTATGAAGTCGATGGTTTGGGGAATTATAAGTTAATGGATGATGCAAATGTACCAAGTCTTTTATCACTTCCATTCATTAAATATTGTTCAAAAGATAATCCGTTATATCTAAATACACGTAAATTCATTTTGAGTACGAAGAATCCTTACTATTATTCAGGAAAATTATTACAAGGAATTGGAAGTAATCACACTCCAATCAATTACGTTTGGCCTATCAGTATCGCTATGGAAGGATTGACTTCAGATAATTTAAATAAAAAGGCTCATCAACTTGATGTTATTTCGAAAACAAACAATGATACGTCCCAATGTCATGAGAGTATTGATATGGATGACCAAAGCAAGTATACGAGAGATTGGTTTTCTTGGTCGAATATGACATATTGCCAGTTAGCATTAGATTTTATTAATAAGAATGTAGGGAGGTAA